A single genomic interval of Streptomyces sp. BA2 harbors:
- a CDS encoding cupin domain-containing protein — protein MSPSFTPPSVSVVGPDDGETIVLGTTRLRALDDGSNTGHRIGLAESVLAPHTPGPPQHRHAQHDEGFYVVSGTVRFTVGETNHDATAGTLVMVPPGAPHTFTNTTGQPAVMVSTFTPDLYVQYFRDLRAMIADGQALPPEATAQVMSRYATEPATDFA, from the coding sequence GTGTCGCCTTCGTTCACCCCGCCGTCCGTATCGGTGGTCGGCCCGGACGACGGCGAGACGATCGTCCTCGGCACCACGCGACTGCGCGCCCTCGACGACGGCAGCAACACCGGGCACCGCATCGGGCTCGCCGAATCGGTCCTCGCGCCCCACACGCCGGGACCGCCGCAACACCGCCACGCCCAGCACGACGAGGGTTTCTACGTCGTCTCCGGCACGGTACGGTTCACGGTCGGCGAGACGAACCACGACGCGACCGCGGGAACGCTCGTGATGGTCCCGCCCGGCGCGCCGCACACGTTCACCAACACGACCGGCCAACCGGCCGTCATGGTCAGCACGTTCACACCTGACCTGTACGTGCAGTACTTCCGGGACCTGCGAGCCATGATCGCCGACGGCCAGGCACTCCCCCCCGAGGCGACCGCCCAAGTGATGAGCCGTTACGCCACCGAGCCCGCCACCGACTTCGCGTGA
- a CDS encoding TOPRIM nucleotidyl transferase/hydrolase domain-containing protein has protein sequence MAEDMGAFRDAVDDWAAGGPGEPARELAVQVGVRTAVLLEGPSDRAAVEALAARRGRDLAAEGVCVVSMGGAMSIGRYTELLGPPGLDLRLAGLCDVGEQRFYDRGLERAGAPRRDFFVCVSDLEDELIRALGTARAEEIVGNEGDLRAWQTFLHQPAQHDRPRQQQLRRFLGTKKGRKIRYGRLLVEALDPELTPAPLDDLLTTL, from the coding sequence ATGGCGGAGGACATGGGGGCGTTCCGGGACGCGGTCGACGACTGGGCGGCCGGCGGGCCCGGCGAGCCGGCCCGTGAGCTGGCTGTCCAGGTGGGGGTGCGGACGGCGGTGCTGCTGGAAGGGCCGAGTGACCGCGCGGCCGTTGAGGCGCTGGCCGCGCGGCGTGGCCGGGACCTGGCCGCCGAGGGGGTGTGCGTCGTGTCGATGGGCGGGGCGATGAGCATCGGCCGCTACACCGAGCTCCTCGGCCCGCCCGGCCTCGACCTGCGTCTGGCGGGACTGTGCGACGTGGGGGAGCAGCGCTTCTACGACCGCGGTCTGGAGCGGGCAGGGGCGCCCCGCCGGGACTTCTTCGTGTGCGTGTCCGACCTGGAGGACGAACTCATCCGCGCGCTGGGCACGGCAAGGGCCGAGGAGATCGTCGGGAACGAGGGCGACCTGCGGGCCTGGCAGACCTTCCTGCACCAGCCCGCACAGCACGATCGGCCCCGGCAGCAGCAGTTGAGGCGCTTCCTCGGTACGAAGAAGGGCCGCAAGATCCGCTACGGCCGCCTCCTCGTCGAGGCCCTCGACCCCGAACTGACACCGGCCCCGCTCGACGACCTCCTCACGACCTTGTGA
- a CDS encoding NACHT domain-containing protein — protein sequence MRYWRRGIWVGAALGTGALVAVTLRDRSLEGVGPLLSVLGFLVSLAGLLHATVRPAAVSPSPAEQLDRAADALADAVRAQWQAEWRLRRLQDPEPLAVRWTSAQPWLSDLDEAIGWPARDTERPDLSGLLSEITQVFGYVPSRRLAVLGPPGSGKTVLAVRFTLDLLERRDAGDPVPFLFQASSWQPDQQDLRQWLADRIVAGHPALAAYGPSGVALAAELVASGRILPVVDGLDELGGQLRTRAVWRLNTELDAGAPLFLTCRSGVYSDVVEAGDVLTSAAVVELQPLGFEEAAGYLTRTARPVRGPAGARATAWDPVLEHGRRHPDEAASRCLREVLELPLMVAMARAVYGDTGADPAEILRRRELAEPAAMEQHLLDAFVPASFRTSERWDGDDAMRRLRFLARHLERRGTRDLAWWELHTALPGPLRLLGPLLLLGAVGEIICITAWLSGQGAVWPVAGAAVLAGLCAGYAALAREGAGLPRTLLLSLACVIPLAATIGAARPLTRDPYFDVPFAGMQELLGWLTVGALYGVAVAAGLGVIGVTAAPTPATMPFPLLRTWRYRRWVWKTVAGIFVAIPAVFVTDMVVYPASGATLLTVAAVAAALGAFAVRGEGATAVESGGPPGRRYGPRRAGRLGRAVVRGLGVGLPAGAVLGLVFALVAGGTAAGRAAMRDDFPFRATVHTSADGGRYVVADDGTRYGLRPDGETYIRGARPLEGAVVPDCYGQGPAFVPRSTGPDFDPCQGGEERASVKAVMEVTVGSPETGVVRVRLPDGRDASADGVEDGMEEAEWRWLTRQNPGQLMGAALSFGLAGGLGIGVVAGFAAGLHRWLGAPVDTTRTPSPLASLRTDRDTGLVRGFLITLVAWLCNVFVAVLPLGAAAATVVVIPTGLVTVALSAWGRLLTARLWLCSTGRLPWGLMAFLAEAHERGVLRQAGAVYQFRHARLQERLASTDEDHR from the coding sequence ATGAGGTACTGGCGGCGTGGGATATGGGTGGGGGCGGCGCTGGGGACCGGCGCGCTGGTGGCGGTGACGCTACGGGACCGGAGCCTTGAGGGTGTGGGTCCGCTCCTTTCGGTCCTCGGGTTCCTGGTGTCGCTGGCCGGGCTCCTGCACGCGACGGTGCGGCCCGCGGCCGTATCGCCGTCGCCCGCCGAGCAGTTGGACCGTGCCGCCGACGCCCTTGCCGACGCGGTGCGCGCCCAGTGGCAGGCCGAGTGGCGATTACGCAGGCTCCAGGATCCCGAGCCGCTCGCCGTGCGCTGGACGTCCGCGCAGCCCTGGCTGTCCGATCTCGACGAGGCCATCGGCTGGCCGGCCCGGGACACCGAACGCCCCGACCTGTCCGGCCTCCTGTCCGAGATCACGCAGGTCTTCGGCTACGTGCCGTCACGTCGCCTGGCCGTGCTCGGACCGCCCGGCAGCGGCAAGACGGTACTCGCGGTGCGTTTCACCCTCGACCTCCTGGAGCGCCGGGACGCGGGCGACCCCGTGCCCTTCCTGTTCCAGGCGTCGAGCTGGCAACCCGACCAGCAGGACCTGCGCCAGTGGCTTGCGGACCGTATCGTCGCCGGCCACCCGGCCCTGGCAGCCTACGGCCCATCAGGAGTAGCGCTGGCAGCGGAACTTGTGGCATCCGGACGCATCCTCCCCGTAGTGGACGGACTCGACGAACTGGGCGGACAGCTGCGTACACGCGCGGTCTGGCGGCTCAACACCGAACTCGACGCCGGAGCCCCGCTCTTCCTCACCTGCCGCAGCGGTGTGTACTCCGACGTAGTCGAGGCCGGAGACGTCCTCACCTCGGCCGCCGTGGTCGAACTCCAGCCGCTGGGCTTCGAAGAGGCCGCCGGATATCTGACCCGCACCGCCCGCCCCGTGCGCGGCCCCGCGGGCGCACGCGCCACGGCCTGGGACCCGGTGCTCGAACACGGGAGGCGACACCCCGATGAGGCGGCGTCCCGCTGCCTTCGCGAGGTTCTGGAACTGCCCCTGATGGTGGCGATGGCGCGCGCCGTGTACGGCGACACCGGCGCCGACCCCGCCGAAATCCTGCGCCGTCGCGAACTCGCCGAACCGGCCGCCATGGAACAGCACTTGCTGGACGCCTTCGTCCCCGCCTCGTTCCGTACGTCGGAGCGCTGGGACGGTGACGACGCGATGCGCCGACTCCGCTTCCTGGCCCGGCACTTGGAGCGGCGCGGCACCCGCGACCTGGCCTGGTGGGAACTGCACACGGCGCTGCCGGGCCCGCTGCGCCTGCTCGGTCCGCTGCTGCTGCTCGGGGCGGTCGGAGAAATCATCTGCATCACCGCGTGGCTGTCGGGGCAGGGCGCCGTGTGGCCGGTGGCGGGGGCCGCGGTCCTTGCAGGTCTGTGCGCGGGATACGCGGCGCTCGCGCGCGAGGGCGCGGGCCTGCCGCGCACCCTCCTGTTGTCACTCGCCTGCGTGATCCCGCTGGCGGCGACCATAGGAGCGGCGCGCCCGCTCACCAGGGACCCCTACTTCGACGTCCCGTTCGCCGGCATGCAGGAACTCCTCGGCTGGCTGACCGTCGGCGCGCTGTACGGGGTGGCGGTGGCGGCGGGGCTCGGTGTCATCGGCGTCACAGCCGCTCCCACGCCCGCGACGATGCCGTTCCCCCTGTTGCGGACCTGGCGTTACCGGCGGTGGGTGTGGAAGACGGTGGCGGGGATCTTCGTGGCGATCCCCGCCGTGTTCGTCACCGACATGGTCGTGTACCCGGCCTCGGGGGCGACGCTCCTGACCGTCGCCGCGGTCGCCGCCGCGCTGGGCGCTTTCGCCGTACGGGGTGAGGGGGCGACGGCGGTCGAGTCCGGCGGGCCGCCCGGTCGGCGATACGGTCCGCGCCGGGCGGGCAGACTCGGCAGGGCCGTCGTCCGCGGGCTCGGCGTGGGGCTGCCGGCCGGAGCCGTGCTCGGCCTGGTCTTCGCGCTCGTGGCGGGCGGCACGGCTGCGGGGAGGGCGGCGATGCGCGACGACTTCCCGTTCCGGGCGACCGTCCACACCTCGGCCGACGGCGGTCGCTACGTCGTGGCGGACGACGGCACGCGCTACGGGCTGCGTCCGGACGGCGAGACGTACATCCGCGGAGCGCGCCCTCTGGAGGGAGCCGTCGTCCCGGACTGCTACGGACAGGGCCCGGCCTTCGTCCCGCGGAGTACGGGCCCGGACTTCGATCCGTGCCAAGGCGGCGAGGAGCGGGCGAGCGTCAAGGCGGTCATGGAAGTGACCGTGGGCTCGCCGGAAACGGGTGTCGTGCGGGTTCGTCTGCCCGACGGCCGTGACGCCTCGGCCGACGGCGTGGAGGACGGGATGGAGGAGGCGGAGTGGCGGTGGCTCACCCGGCAGAACCCCGGCCAACTCATGGGCGCCGCCTTGTCGTTCGGGCTTGCGGGCGGTCTCGGTATCGGCGTCGTGGCGGGGTTCGCGGCGGGGCTGCACCGCTGGCTCGGCGCGCCCGTCGACACGACCCGCACGCCGAGCCCACTGGCCAGCCTGCGAACGGACCGGGACACGGGGTTGGTCCGCGGCTTCCTGATCACGCTGGTGGCCTGGCTCTGCAACGTGTTCGTGGCCGTGCTGCCCCTGGGCGCGGCTGCCGCGACCGTCGTCGTCATCCCGACGGGCCTCGTCACCGTCGCCCTGTCCGCGTGGGGGCGTCTCCTCACGGCCCGCCTGTGGCTCTGCTCGACCGGCCGGCTGCCCTGGGGCCTGATGGCGTTCCTCGCGGAGGCACATGAGCGGGGCGTGCTGAGGCAGGCGGGGGCGGTCTACCAGTTCCGGCACGCGCGGCTACAGGAACGGCTGGCGTCCACGGACGAGGACCATCGCTGA
- a CDS encoding DUF6411 family protein produces MIIIGIVAVCIVLAVLAFFVPRLSRHPERGTQRTLGAGSRAGSKAPGILGRLFSKPFRSSSKAVFRSGSAGRRTRGRLPF; encoded by the coding sequence GTGATCATTATCGGCATAGTTGCTGTCTGTATCGTTCTGGCCGTCCTCGCCTTCTTCGTCCCCCGCCTTTCCCGGCACCCCGAACGTGGAACCCAGCGCACCCTGGGAGCCGGCTCACGCGCCGGAAGCAAGGCTCCCGGCATCCTGGGGCGGCTCTTCAGCAAGCCGTTCCGCAGCAGTTCCAAGGCCGTGTTCCGCAGCGGCTCGGCCGGTCGGCGCACCCGAGGCCGTCTGCCCTTCTGA
- a CDS encoding methyltransferase encodes MTTNDDTTTNDTATHHTPANDTEDVRGLVAQLIFGSLAAQTVRAAVRLRVMELIGDKERSAAEVAADAGALAQPMTRLLRALASLGLLREHTAGSFSVTPAGATLNPGRPDSITSLVRMFTEPTMLRAWEHLDDSVRTGDVAFDAVFGKDFFSHLKEFPDLSAEFNAAMSQAVRATAAVLPRAFDFGRFTSVTDVGGGDGTLLSAVLREHPTLTGVIYDTEEGLAQAPATLERQGLTARCSLVAGDFFRSVPEGADVYLMKSILHDWSDEQAVAILSHCREVLPPAGRVLIVEPVLPEIVDAETAGLTYLTDLNMMVNVGGRERTRPDFEDLCRRAGLSLTAVTPLPQADPFCLIEATAATAATAA; translated from the coding sequence ATGACCACGAACGACGACACCACGACGAACGACACCGCGACGCATCACACCCCGGCGAACGACACCGAGGACGTACGCGGCCTGGTCGCGCAGCTCATCTTCGGAAGCCTGGCCGCGCAGACCGTCCGCGCGGCCGTCCGGCTGCGGGTGATGGAGCTGATCGGCGACAAGGAGCGCTCGGCGGCCGAGGTCGCCGCCGACGCAGGAGCGCTTGCGCAGCCCATGACCAGGCTGCTGCGTGCCCTGGCGAGCCTCGGCCTGCTGCGCGAACACACGGCGGGCTCCTTCTCGGTGACTCCGGCGGGCGCCACCCTGAACCCCGGGCGGCCCGACTCCATCACGTCACTTGTACGGATGTTCACCGAGCCGACGATGCTGCGCGCCTGGGAGCACCTGGACGACAGTGTCCGGACCGGTGACGTCGCGTTCGACGCGGTCTTCGGGAAGGACTTCTTCAGCCACCTCAAGGAATTCCCCGACCTGTCCGCGGAGTTCAACGCGGCCATGAGCCAGGCCGTCAGGGCAACCGCCGCCGTCCTGCCGCGCGCCTTCGACTTCGGCCGCTTCACCTCCGTGACCGACGTCGGTGGCGGTGACGGCACCTTGCTGAGCGCGGTGCTCCGCGAGCACCCCACCCTGACGGGCGTCATCTACGACACCGAGGAGGGCCTGGCCCAGGCACCGGCGACGCTGGAGCGCCAAGGGCTCACGGCGCGATGCTCGTTGGTGGCCGGCGACTTCTTCCGCTCGGTTCCCGAAGGCGCCGACGTCTACCTGATGAAGAGCATCCTGCACGACTGGTCGGACGAACAGGCGGTCGCGATCCTGAGCCACTGCCGCGAGGTGCTGCCGCCCGCGGGCCGCGTCCTGATAGTGGAGCCGGTGCTGCCCGAGATCGTCGACGCCGAAACCGCCGGACTCACGTACCTCACCGACCTCAACATGATGGTGAACGTGGGCGGCAGGGAACGAACCCGGCCCGACTTCGAGGACCTGTGCCGCAGGGCAGGCCTGTCCCTCACCGCGGTGACCCCGCTGCCGCAGGCGGATCCGTTCTGCCTCATCGAAGCCACAGCGGCGACAGCGGCGACAGCGGCATAA